DNA from Phragmites australis chromosome 16, lpPhrAust1.1, whole genome shotgun sequence:
acgaaaagaatacttcaactcggatgtcgtatcttcgaatcaataacgattatcgaaacgaaccagactattgatcacatgaaatgatacgacaggaattgattgatttgattcaatccaaccacaaacatccaggaattaccgagaaatcaccttcgaaggattGCCGACAAATCCGACaaaattccgaaatttccaacttttccctttttcttctttttttttcttccccttttttccttttctctttttttctttttcttctcttttcttttctctttcttcctttcttcttcctggctctTCGCTCGGCGCTGCTGGCTACTGCTTCGGCCGGCTGGTGCTGCCTGCTTCTTCGGCCAGgccacacagagagagagagagcggcaGCCGGCTCGGCGCGATGGCGGCGCACGGCGGGCGATGGTGCGGCGCAGCGgcaaggcggcggcgagcgcgggCTGTCAGGCGGTGCGGCGACGTGCTGGTccggtggaggaggcggcggccggcggcgcaaCACAGTGCAACGGCGGCAGGAGCAGGCAGCGGCGTCGGCAGCCGGCGGAGAGCGAGCAGCATGTAGCGGCGacgaggagagagaaaaagagagagaggcgaTCGCGAGCAGCTCGAAGTGTCTAGATGGATCGGTCCTTATTCCTTTGTTTTTTTACGAGGAATGGTCTATATTTATTGGACTTGCTATGAGTCACAAAGTGTCTgaaacggacatatgaatagcaaaatgggttcgtctcaaCGAGATGAAcacaaccacggtctccgatcgtccatacgagccacgaatcaaaaagtcaaaatttagTCAAatctatc
Protein-coding regions in this window:
- the LOC133895017 gene encoding uncharacterized protein LOC133895017, coding for MGRAGIRTDPSRHFELLAIASLSFSLSSSPLHAARSPPAADAAACSCRRCTVLRRRPPPPPPDQHVAAPPDSPRSPPPCRCAAPSPAVRRHRAEPAAALSLSVWPGRRSRQHQPAEAVASSAERRARKKKGRKRKEKRRKRKKEKRKKGEEKKRRKREKLEISEFCRICRQSFEGDFSMVLLLGVLDRIFFVAFGKRYV